The genomic segment ACAATTCCCTTTGtgtttccaattcaaacacttctatgttcatctaaactcaaaaccaagaaaccAAACAAGATTAACAAACTATCCAGATAGAAGAACACATCTaatttatccattcaactaataatttccaCGCGAACCCTAGATACTTTCAAGAACATCCGATCATATAAAATCAAGGGTTATATCCAACACTGACAATTACCTAACTATTCGATTAATATCAACAACAAAGATTCATCCACcattatttctatttaatttcataatttccACAAGAATCTAATATTTCCTTAAAGACTACTTGTTACTAATCTTAATTTTGGCCTAAGGATAACTAAAACAAGCATAATATAAATCTTGGCTTAATACTTGATCTTTCATAAAAAGTATGCAATTGAATAACATACTAGAGAAAGGGGAACATATGTGTACAAAGAAATCTAAGCAATTAAATAAGAGTTGACTAAAACCACCTTTTGAATTTGTTtctaaattatgaaatttgatgAATCGTAATGGAGTAAATTTcccttttaaaattatattcttcttttaagtttaatagaaatggaaaaaacaattaaattttaattgcttTTGTGAATCTCTTTTACTTACATATGTGACCCATAATTTTAGGTGATCCCTTTAAGTTCTTAATATTTTTGCACAAGCAAATAAGATAATAGTTATGATCTTATGAATTGGTGGGAGTATTTGCTTTTGAATACTAGGAATTCTAAATGCTCCCGTGTCCTAGTGTTTTGATAACGAATGTTAAACCCAAGTCTCAAGTCTGGGGTGTACAGTGTACTATTGGTTTGATGAAAATGGAAAATAGAGGCAATTACTCGTGCAAAACTGCAGCTGAAACCCTTGAATGGATTAAAGCCATTGTTGACTTCCTCAAACCTTACAATTTCTTCTTCCATTCTAATGTCGTCAATTTTCTCAAGGTACcttcttactattattactactatcATCATGCTAAACCACTCTCCTCACAATTTCTTTTCTTAGGATCGACTTTGGGAATTTGTCGACCAAGATTGGATTCATTGCTTGAAGTATGAGCCTGTTCAACATCTCCTTCAAATTCCTTCTGGAATTGTTCaggtttttcttattcttttatctttttgttCGATGAATTGGTTAATGTCTGCTTCAAATTACTGTCATTCCTTTTTTATACATTGTAGGACCACTGGCCTGCTTCGCTTAAGGACTATGTACTCACAGCTAGATCACTCTCATTTCCACGGGAACAAGCAGATCTTGATAAGGTATTATCTCGATACTGTTACCACACAAATTTGATGTTGATTAAGTGAAGCTAATTCATTGAGTCTCCTGGACTAAATCGTATGTATGCACCTGCAAAATGTGCATATCTTTCAGCAGTAATGTGCTTAAGTTTTTGGCAACATTAAAAATTGGTTTACTTTAATATTAACAATTTTCAATCATATATTACTCTTTGTCCCTTTGATTTTgtctcattttaattttatgtgttAGAATGTTGAGGATAAGGGGTAAACTTAAAAGGATGGActgttaatttgtttaattttcttGCTTGCATGCATTAATACGATAGCTTTCACCTTCTTTTAGGTTCTTTAACTTATGGTATGCAGGTAATCTCTGGCATGAGTGTAATCTCATTGAATAATGTCCTTTCACAAGGCATGAATCCGAAGAAAAAGCATGAAGTAAGTGATGGCTTTTACATCTTCTTTTGGTGATTATATTTTCTCCTTgactttttttatgttttgtcaTTCAGTACCACTTGGTGCATTGTGTTCATTcggaaatttttaattaagtgaGAAGTAGTAGACTAGTAGAGCATAATGTAACTAAATATCATTAGAGTTTCATGTTTTATGGTAAGGTTCTATATCTAATTATTGACTTTTTAGGTCAGCACTGGTCACTTCTGAACCTCTCTCTGTTTGCTTGGATAAAATCTTCTACTGTTGTATTGTGGTTATTGTCTTTATGTTTTAGATTCTTCCCCTTATCACCAGCAAGGCTAATATTCATATTTGTGTCCAAACTCGACGTTGGGGAATCTTAAATTATTTAAACCTGATCAATATAGCTTAGGAAGGACACaattacatgaaaaaaaaacatattagaTTGTCTATTTGTCATTGTTGTCTTGTTTCGTTTCTTTAAAGTAATGAATGGACTGATGCAACTAGCTAACTACAAAAAATTGTCACTATTAAAAGCAATTTTCGTTACGAATTTGAACTTTTTCATGCTTCTGAATATCTCCATGTTTGAGGGtttctttttcaaaaagttGAATCTATGTTGAAATTAACTTTATACTGGTTGTTCTTATAATACATTTTTTGGCcaaaattgttgttgttgcttttGAGTTTTGTATTAATCTCTTTGTTAaccaagggtaaggttgcatatAACAATCCCCTACTAGGTGTGAGCGCAATTAGGAGCCACTTAGTGGCAGAGAGGGTAAAGGAGCGTTGCTGTATTGGTCTTGTATGGAactgataaatttttgtaatctATAATTGTCCTTATTTGGCCTGTCTACTCTACATATAGTTCAATGGTAGTAGAAGTTATTTTTGGTTCAATCTTATTCTACTTCCCATGTAATTGAGTCTATGCTTCATTATGCTTCGTAGTTGGTAAAACGTGTGGTATGCTTAGTTATAGTATGGCATCTAATGTGACTATTTGATGTCGCCATTTTGGAATTTGGAAAATGATTAAAGTTTCGTGTTAGGGCGTTGGGCAAATGTTGTGCATCATTGTGTATTGTGATGCATTCATTAAGCAATGAGTATCTGATCCAGGGTTTTGCTTCATTTCCCCTTTTTAACACCAAATCATATTTGTTATGCAAGCTACTAAGATGAATTCTGGGTTGTTTAGGTTGAAGTTTTGTCTTCGATTGTAAACGCTATAAGTAGATATATAGGAGCTCATACGGTGATTGATGTTGGTGCTGGTCAGGTACATAATCTTGTCCCATTTTTGTTCGATTCAAGATTGATCTACACTTCTTATTTGGTCATTTGTTACAGGGCTACCTTAGCTTgatacttgcttttgagtaTCAACTACCTGTTGTTGCCATTGATGCTACTTCTCATCATGGTGATGTTACAAACATACGTGCAGAAAGAATCAAGAAACATTATGCAGCCAAGCATCGTAACTCTGGGTATAAGAAATGTTGCACTTTTGTTCTTTTGTTGGGATTTATTGACTCTTGACTATATATATTCAAGAGACTTGTCTTCGACCAAATTGGCTAACGTAGTCACATAGTGTAGTATCCATTTTCTAGCTAATACTTATATGATAATCCGTTGATTAATAAGTAACAGTGCAAAAATATGTTTCGATCATAGTAAGGGGCAGATCTAATGGGTAGTACGGGTAGGCAAGTGACAATACTTAAAAAATGAATACTGATAGTACTGTAATAGAAAGTAAAAGATGAACTTGGTTGATTTTATAAAGTAATCACCTTCCACATGAGGTGCCTGGGATCAAACCTTGTATTTAGCAAGAATTTGCATcccatttgtatttttttaagttaaaagTGACAACAAATTTCTTTATCTGGATTTGCCCATGGTCATAGCCGCGGGTCGCAAAACGGATTTCCCGGTTAATGATTGCAATGTCTATTTCAATCACGATtaactcaaaaacctttacaataggAAGTGATGCGGAggtgcggccttgtttttgcattatAACATTATCTCTTTTGGTTTTGATTGTGCATTTTAATATATCTTGTGAAACAATTGATAGTGATGTAATGCATCTGTAAAATTTCATGTGGGGTAGGGAAGGGAAGAGAGAATGTGAAAGAGTGAAATGTGTATTATAAATAAGTGAGTGTTGAGTGCTAGATAATAGGTTTAAAGGTGAAAAAATAGGGgtatataaaaaatacatgtgtgcttaaaaaggaaaaagaaatggATCAAAACAGAAAGTTGGAGAGACAAAGAAATGAAGGGAGCATTCATGACGCGCATTCATGACTCATAATCCTATGCCATAAATTCAGATCTTTTTAATATACTATCTTCGTAAGCCTATGGCTCTAAAGATTTTTTCATAATGTGAATAAGCTGTCAATTATGTTAGAACCCAGAACTTAGGAGTGAAAGTATGGGAAAGAAATTCAACTTTTGTTGTCATCTTAACATGAATTTTGTGAAGGGGATTAGGTTAAGTATGTGAATATCATTTACCTAAGCACCAAACATTCTAATGCCACTATTTACAACTTAGTGTGAAAAGCCTTTGATTACCCTATTTCACATACTTTGAGTTGTTCTTTCTAGCAAACTAATACAATATTCTCTTATCTAGGTTAGCAAGGAGCCCCCCAAATATGCCTACAACTATTACATGTCATGTCATGTCCTCTTCCATGTTAAGAGACCTTGGTAATTACTACTGCGAGCGAAATGGGtttgataaagaaaatcaaaatggaACAGGCTCCAACGATAATTTTCATGCAAAATTTGAAGTCTCAGATCCACAATTTGAATCTTCACTAGTTCTTGCTGGTCTTCATGCTTGCGGTGATTTATCAGTGACTATGTTAAGGTAGGTTTGCATTAATCATGTATTTAGAGTTTTCATGGTAtggaatttttattaattttttttttccggatGTATTTTCTAGTTTTGGTTTTCCTGATAGGTTTGATTTTCCCATAATACTCTTTATATTGGTTGTGAACTTGAATGTTGTTTACAAACACACTAGCATTAACATTTTAGAAGTTAAGACTAAATCGGTaacattttgttttttgataCTGATAGAGATCATGCCTTGTGATTTATAAGTTGGTTTTTAGTATATGTTTGGGAAACTTCGTGAATTACGTGTGCTTTTCTATTTGAAGTtgtatatgatatttttattcaaGGGTCAATTGAagtttttcttcttgttataAGAATACTGAATTAATTTGCCTCCCTAACCTGCCTAAAAAAGAAGCTACTGAGGGCCCTTTtggtataatataaaataaggaaaaaagtgaaaggaaagaaaacaaaaacccCATGTTTTCAAGTTATTTggtagattttttattttaaaatcgtaactCTAGTTTAGTCTTTCTAGCATGTACAATTGTAGATCCACGACCACCATATCTCTCTCCCGTCAAATTTCTATTAATTTCCACCTAACACCATCAATAACCTCATCCTCCATATCGGTTCTTCACTTCATGTTTTAACAAACTCCCCTTGGTCGTTGCGAAGGAGACTTTGATGGTTGACTTTCATCGCAAATGCTATGTGTCTAGAGTCTTGGTCAATTTTGACCATTTATATAAAATGGTTTTTGAAAATGGTGTTtccttttctctttttattcCCTTTCAAATTTGATCAATAGTGGTGGAAGGTGAACATTTTGTGTTGTTTAGGCGATGTAGATTTAAGTGGTTTATTTCTTGAGGTGTTGTGCATGTTGTGTGGTATTGGATATATTGGTGGGGAAAGTTGCAGCCGATGGTATGGAGGTTAGTAAGATTGGTGTCACAATGATATTTGATGAAGAAAATGATGTGTGGTGGTTGGTTGTTAGGAATTGGGTTGTCATGGGGTGTACATTTGCAAACCCAAAGTTAGGGAATTCAACCCCCTGGTTGGACTAGGTGTTTTAAGTACACCtagtggaattttttttttttttgataacaaACACTACTAACGCTACTAATTGTCCcgaaaaaataatatgaaaaaaaataatttgttctgtctctttctctctctttaccTTGTCCTTCTTAAAATGCCCATTTGTGCTTTCTCCTATATTTACTCACATATTCAACCAATCATATCACACATACCGTTGTAAACTTGTAATGGCCTTTAACTTCTTCCCTAACTTTAATAATCAAATGGACCTCAAATTAGAAGATGTTTTTCCATTTTGATACGCATCTCAAATCGTATTTGAACTTGTTCCAAACCATTTTTGAACGATTTTGTGGAGGCGATGTATGCTTAAAGTGTTCAGTTTCTCTGTTTAGGATACCACTAGCCTTTACAAGGATGCCTCATTAGAACTCGCGCCAATTCGCTTTCTCCATTGAACTTGAATGTTTTAGTTGGTGAGAAACATTTCGGTCGCTGAGGACCAATCATGGCTGTGTATTACAATGGATTTCAGTAGTTTAAGCCAACAAACAAGTGAATTGTACTAATGGTAGTAAAATAGGAAAAGTAGATTGTAATGTTGCGTAATTCTTGTTAAtgtaaacatattttttttgcattaCTTGCAATCTTAAATAATTACGATAAACATGATAGATTTACAAACATTCGAGAGACTTGTGGCTTTGGAAATGAGTCATAACTCATTTAAAGGGTTTATTGATTTACTTATATCTTCTCCCCCCCTTTTTTAATTCTACTTACTAGCTCCCACTACCAACTTATTTCCCAATCTAACTTTTAAGTGGATAATTTCCATAATACCTCTCTATGCCACACATTTCACTTGCCTAGAATCCTTGGCCTTCTTTCACAATGGTGTGGAGTTAAGTAGTGGTGCTCTAAAACTGCGTTTGGAGAGAGGTGGTTTACGTTTCGTGTTGTCCTTCATCAAGCCCATAACcccatagtgcaaaatattaCCAACATCACTGTATTGTGGTTGTATTGTAATTGCTTTTGGGTTTACCGCGAACCGAGACAATCGTGAAATCATCTGCATTGATCGCAAAAGCATTTCACGACCATTACAACTATCGTAATTGAAATTTCATTTTGGCACTATGATTGAGCCGCTGTCCTTGGCCTGTTAGGTTTAATCTCATCTCCCCTTATAGCTTGTTTGAGGTTATGCTTGACTTTTTGAGCTTGTTCACTGTCCCGATCAATCGGATCTTGAATTTGAATTGTGTTCTTGCTTAGATCCTCCATGATCATCAAAAGATCATTATTTTGAGGATCTCAGCATTGCCATACCAGACTACCTCTAGATGTGCACCTGAACTTGCTCCCATACATGTTTTTAAAGCCACATCTAACAAGAGTTAAATTTTTGATCCTAACTATACTAGGAGTAGATGTTGATGAACTATCACATTGCACTCTTCCTTTTTATGACCGTCTTAAATTTGTCTCCATGAGCCTCAACTTGCTTCTTGACTCTTGGCGGCATTCACATATAGTtcaattttggtttttttttttgtataaatgtCGTCTCTATTTCTATTGTTCATCTTCTCGTGCTACTATGCTACAATCAGACTACTCATGTCCCCCATCTGCTCCTATTTATGGCATGCCCGCTCCTCTTTCTTTACATACAGATAAAAAATCTTTACCAAACTGTCACAAAACAGTGATGCGAGCAATATTTTGCACAATGCATAACCTTCTCGTTCCTTGGCCCTTGCTAACAATAAGGCTAGTATGTTGTCCACAACAACCTGTTCAAAATAATATGGAAACTTTGAAATTTGGATGTTGCAAATGGTTTTCACAGGTAGCATTTTGAAAACAGATTTTGCATTACTAAATATGGAAGCAATAATTACCAACAATTTTAGCGGTTATGCTAGCTTCTTCATTGCCCATAAATACCGATTTTATGTGGATAAGGAAATTAGAAATGTTTTGGGAATTAGATCGAGAATTTTGGTATTTTATCACAACATTTAGGGAATAATTCGAACTTCTAAGCATCAGTTAAACTTAATGATGTAGGCTCTTCTTGCTTGCTCtccgtaattttttttatttcctccATTGTCTATAACATAGGAAAGAACTCACCCTACATGTCAAAAACTCTGTCAATACCTTTACTTCTACTTGTCAAAAACCATGTCAATACCTTCACCTCTACACAACCTCCCTAACTGTAGTTGTGACCCCCTCATTCAAATAAAATTGCGGTAAAAGTAGGATGTAAATATCGGAATGAGCGAAGATCACTTAGAGGAGAGAAAAGTGATCATCCACTTCACACCAAAGGAGAGAGAAGACTATGGTGGGGAAGTTAGTTTGATGTCTTGATGATGCTTCTATATGCATGTGAACAGAAAGAATGTTTACAATATCGTGGATTGTAAATCAACTGTACATATTTGAATGTGGTTGAAAATTGATGACATTGAGAATTTATTATAACAAAATTGGATGAGTCATTGGCAAATTTTTGCattaatcttttcattttcgAATACTTATGTCATGAATTGGTAGGAAGGAGGTAATATAGGAAtttcataataaataatatctTGTAATTAGTTAGTTGGAGGGAATAAAATGTAGGgataattagtataaatagagGGGAAGGGGAGGGAATTAGTCATTGATTTGGATAATAGTTTTTAGAGGAGTGTTAGTAATATAATGTAGGGATAATTATTAATATAGGAATTTGGATAATAGTGTTACATTCCTCTAAAAACTATTATCCAAATCAATGACTAATTCCCTCCCCTTCCCctctatttatactaattatccttgtattttattttctccAACCAACTAATTACAAGATATTATTTAGTACGAAATTACTATATTACCCCTTTCTACCAATTCATGACAAGTTGATggatttatcttattttattttacatgtGAAGGTTGAGGTTTTCCATCCAACTTCTAGTCTCTAAAGTCAAGTCTCCCCACTGGCAATATATGTTTTAGGACTTTTGAATATGGTTAACTCTATTATTCTCTCAGCCCTCAGGTAGTTTTGGCTTAGTTTTTTGATCTTTGCTTATGTGTTACTACTAAAGGGTATTTGCAGAATGCAAGTGACATTTTTATAACCGGTGTGAAAATTTGGTCTACGGCTTCATATGCTTGTGTTTATGCTTGTGTTGTTAGTGTAACAGAAAGCATATGGAGCTCACTTAGAATTGTGTTACTTATATAGGGCATTTGCAAAATACAAGGAAGTAA from the Amaranthus tricolor cultivar Red isolate AtriRed21 chromosome 12, ASM2621246v1, whole genome shotgun sequence genome contains:
- the LOC130828891 gene encoding uncharacterized protein LOC130828891 isoform X1; the encoded protein is MLPCPSVLITNVKPKSQVWGVQCTIGLMKMENRGNYSCKTAAETLEWIKAIVDFLKPYNFFFHSNVVNFLKDRLWEFVDQDWIHCLKYEPVQHLLQIPSGIVQDHWPASLKDYVLTARSLSFPREQADLDKVISGMSVISLNNVLSQGMNPKKKHEVEVLSSIVNAISRYIGAHTVIDVGAGQGYLSLILAFEYQLPVVAIDATSHHGDVTNIRAERIKKHYAAKHRNSGLARSPPNMPTTITCHVMSSSMLRDLGNYYCERNGFDKENQNGTGSNDNFHAKFEVSDPQFESSLVLAGLHACGDLSVTMLRAFAKYKEVKAVVSIGCCYNLLSENGCENVDSNCGFPVSKEVEIMGVSLGKNARDLACQSAERWQALETDAGIQNFDLHGFRAAFQMVLSRYYPEILLMNPSIGRQGKVLRRQQKKSGFQSSNSKENVVSKTIVEIHSSSDGNHCSPDDRNENMADNYMLFQKFSDSGLCHLGLDPLQHMDLHGLWTECQPYFGLIGPYWSLRAALGPVLETLLLLDRLLFLQQQDSVEVVMLPIFDPVVSPRNLAIIAMKKLT
- the LOC130828891 gene encoding uncharacterized protein LOC130828891 isoform X2 yields the protein MLPCPSVLITNVKPKSQVWGVQCTIGLMKMENRGNYSCKTAAETLEWIKAIVDFLKPYNFFFHSNVVNFLKDRLWEFVDQDWIHCLKYEPVQHLLQIPSGIVQDHWPASLKDYVLTARSLSFPREQADLDKVISGMSVISLNNVLSQGMNPKKKHEVEVLSSIVNAISRYIGAHTVIDVGAGQGYLSLILAFEYQLPVVAIDATSHHGDVTNIRAERIKKHYAAKHRNSGLARSPPNMPTTITCHVMSSSMLRDLGNYYCERNGFDKENQNGTGSNDNFHAKFEVSDPQFESSLVLAGLHACGDLSVTMLRAFAKYKEVKAVVSIGCCYNLLSENGCENVDSNCGFPVSKEVEIMGVSLGKNARDLACQSAERWQALETDAGIQNFDLHGFRAAFQMVLSRYYPEILLMNPSIGRQGKVLRRQQKKSGFQSSNSKENVVSKTIVEIHSSSDGNHCSPDDRNENMADNYMLFQKFSDSGLCHLGLDPLQHMDLHGLWTECQPYFMPADLLDLLRRRFEIYVEI